In Bos indicus x Bos taurus breed Angus x Brahman F1 hybrid chromosome 23, Bos_hybrid_MaternalHap_v2.0, whole genome shotgun sequence, a single genomic region encodes these proteins:
- the MCCD1 gene encoding mitochondrial coiled-coil domain protein 1 — protein sequence MGLPLAWLSQCCRHLLLPSWAPILQGSWRCCSQGPRSTAETSSTRNRKMSPSRERQPRPTAELAQAEELLEQQLELYQALVEGQEGAWEAQALVLKTQKLKEQMRRHREPGRSHLSFPSVAPSPSSPENCTPPSPTLGSATSQPLPGPKKTEETATKGLKIG from the exons ATGGGCCTCCCTCTGGCCTGGCTCTCCCAATGCTGCCGTCACCTCCTCCTGCCATCCTGGGCCCCCATACTCCAGGGCTCCTGGAGGTGCTGCTCCCAGGGTCCCAGAAGCACAGCAGAGACGAGCTCCACACGCAATAGGAAGATGTCACCTTCCAGG GAGCGCCAGCCCCGCCCCACAGCTGAGCTGGCCCAGGCGGAGGAGCTGCTGGAGCAGCAGCTGGAGCTGTACCAGGCCCTGGTGGAAGGGCAAGAAggggcctgggaagcccaggccctGGTGCTCAAGACACAGAAGCTAAAGGAACAGATGAGGAGACACAGAGAGCCTGGGAGAAGTCACCTAAGCTTTCCATCAGTGGCCCCTTCACCGTCCAGCCCTGAAAACTGCACACCACCCTCCCCAACCCTTGGATCAGCAACATCCCAGCCTCTCCCAGGCcctaagaaaacagaagaaactgCCACAAAAGGGCTAAAAATTGGATAG
- the LOC113881805 gene encoding BOLA class I histocompatibility antigen, alpha chain BL3-7-like isoform X2, whose product MRVTEPRTLLLLFSGSLALTETWAGHIHLGHGDPRPKERRPGWQPLPVPGVHSLRYFHILVSRPDLGRDLYQSVGYLDDTQFVRYNSDTANPRVEPRAPWMEHEGPEYWDRQTNIAIEHSQDSRSNLKVIVGNHNHSELESHSFLWLSGCDVGPDGRIVRGYEHFAYDGADYITLNEDMRSWSAAGTVAQIIRRKWEMEGTAERYRAYLETDCVDWLRKYLEKGKETLLRAVPPKTHVTRHPISDREVTLRCWALGFYRAEISLTWQCDGEDQTQDMEVVETRPSGDGTFQKWAALVVPSGEEQRYTCHVQHEGLQEPLTLRWEPPQTPFLTMGVIVGLVLLVLAVVAGAVIWRKKRSGLRDSYRTSRLCLPPGLSHDVFYPQMEMEGAILKLQVSMDRRRQDLRP is encoded by the exons ATGAGGGTCACCGAGCCGCGAACCCTCCTCCTGCTGTTCTCGGGATCCTTGGCTCTGACCGAGACCTGGGCGG GTCACATTCACCTCGGACATGGGGACCCGCGCCCAAAGGAGCGTCGGCCCGGGTGGCAGCCCCTCCCGGTCCCAGGGGTCCACTCCTTGAGGTACTTCCATATTTTGGTATCGCGTCCTGACCTCGGGAGGGACCTTTATCAATCTGTCGGTTATCTGGACGACACTCAGTTCGTAAGATACAACAGCGACACCGCGAATCCGAGGGTGGAGCCGCGGGCGCCGTGGATGGAGCACGAGGGGCCGGAGTACTGGGACCGGCAAACCAACATAGCCATAGAACATTCGCAGGATTCGCGGTCGAACCTGAAGGTCATCGTTGGCAACCACAACCACAGTGAGCTGG AATCGCACAGCTTCCTTTGGCTGTCTGGCTGCGACGTCGGGCCGGACGGCCGCATTGTCCGAGGGTACGAGCACTTCGCCTACGACGGCGCGGATTACATCACGCTGAACGAGGACATGCGCTCCTGGTCCGCGGCGGGcacggtggctcagatcatccgGCGCAAGTGGGAGATGGAGGGAACAGCGGAACGGTACCGGGCATACCTGGAGACCGACTGCGTGGACTGGCTCCGCAAatacctggagaaggggaaggagacgCTGCTGCGCGCAG TTCCTCCGAAGACCCATGTGACCCGACACCCCATCTCTGACCGTGAGGTCACCCTAaggtgctgggccctgggcttcTACCGGGCGGAGATCTCACTGACCTGGCAGTGTGACGGGGAGGACCAGACCCAGGACATGGAGGTTGTGGAGACCAGGCCTTCAGGGGATGGAACCTTCCAGAAGTGGGCAGCCCTTGTGGTGCCTTCTGGAGAGGAGCAGAGATACACGTGCCATGTGCAGCACGAGGGGCTTCAGGAGCCCCTCACCCTGAGATGGG AACCTCCTCAGACCCCCTTCCTCACCATGGGCGTCATTGTTGGCCTGGTTCTCCTCGTATTGGCAGTGGTGGCTGGAGCTGTGATCTGGAGGAAGAAACGCTCAG GACTAAGGGATTCCTATAGAACCTCAAGGCTCTGCCTCCCCCCAGGCCTCTCACATGATGTCTTTTACCCACAGATGGAGATGGAGGGAGCTATACTCAAACTGCAAGTAAGTATGGACAG GAGAAGACAGGATCTGAGGCCCTAA
- the LOC113881805 gene encoding BOLA class I histocompatibility antigen, alpha chain BL3-7-like isoform X4 yields MRVTEPRTLLLLFSGSLALTETWAGHIHLGHGDPRPKERRPGWQPLPVPGVHSLRYFHILVSRPDLGRDLYQSVGYLDDTQFVRYNSDTANPRVEPRAPWMEHEGPEYWDRQTNIAIEHSQDSRSNLKVIVGNHNHSELESHSFLWLSGCDVGPDGRIVRGYEHFAYDGADYITLNEDMRSWSAAGTVAQIIRRKWEMEGTAERYRAYLETDCVDWLRKYLEKGKETLLRAVPPKTHVTRHPISDREVTLRCWALGFYRAEISLTWQCDGEDQTQDMEVVETRPSGDGTFQKWAALVVPSGEEQRYTCHVQHEGLQEPLTLRWEPPQTPFLTMGVIVGLVLLVLAVVAGAVIWRKKRSDGDGGSYTQTAREDRI; encoded by the exons ATGAGGGTCACCGAGCCGCGAACCCTCCTCCTGCTGTTCTCGGGATCCTTGGCTCTGACCGAGACCTGGGCGG GTCACATTCACCTCGGACATGGGGACCCGCGCCCAAAGGAGCGTCGGCCCGGGTGGCAGCCCCTCCCGGTCCCAGGGGTCCACTCCTTGAGGTACTTCCATATTTTGGTATCGCGTCCTGACCTCGGGAGGGACCTTTATCAATCTGTCGGTTATCTGGACGACACTCAGTTCGTAAGATACAACAGCGACACCGCGAATCCGAGGGTGGAGCCGCGGGCGCCGTGGATGGAGCACGAGGGGCCGGAGTACTGGGACCGGCAAACCAACATAGCCATAGAACATTCGCAGGATTCGCGGTCGAACCTGAAGGTCATCGTTGGCAACCACAACCACAGTGAGCTGG AATCGCACAGCTTCCTTTGGCTGTCTGGCTGCGACGTCGGGCCGGACGGCCGCATTGTCCGAGGGTACGAGCACTTCGCCTACGACGGCGCGGATTACATCACGCTGAACGAGGACATGCGCTCCTGGTCCGCGGCGGGcacggtggctcagatcatccgGCGCAAGTGGGAGATGGAGGGAACAGCGGAACGGTACCGGGCATACCTGGAGACCGACTGCGTGGACTGGCTCCGCAAatacctggagaaggggaaggagacgCTGCTGCGCGCAG TTCCTCCGAAGACCCATGTGACCCGACACCCCATCTCTGACCGTGAGGTCACCCTAaggtgctgggccctgggcttcTACCGGGCGGAGATCTCACTGACCTGGCAGTGTGACGGGGAGGACCAGACCCAGGACATGGAGGTTGTGGAGACCAGGCCTTCAGGGGATGGAACCTTCCAGAAGTGGGCAGCCCTTGTGGTGCCTTCTGGAGAGGAGCAGAGATACACGTGCCATGTGCAGCACGAGGGGCTTCAGGAGCCCCTCACCCTGAGATGGG AACCTCCTCAGACCCCCTTCCTCACCATGGGCGTCATTGTTGGCCTGGTTCTCCTCGTATTGGCAGTGGTGGCTGGAGCTGTGATCTGGAGGAAGAAACGCTCAG ATGGAGATGGAGGGAGCTATACTCAAACTGCAA GAGAAGACAGGATCTGA
- the LOC113881805 gene encoding BOLA class I histocompatibility antigen, alpha chain BL3-7-like isoform X3: MRVTEPRTLLLLFSGSLALTETWAGHIHLGHGDPRPKERRPGWQPLPVPGVHSLRYFHILVSRPDLGRDLYQSVGYLDDTQFVRYNSDTANPRVEPRAPWMEHEGPEYWDRQTNIAIEHSQDSRSNLKVIVGNHNHSELESHSFLWLSGCDVGPDGRIVRGYEHFAYDGADYITLNEDMRSWSAAGTVAQIIRRKWEMEGTAERYRAYLETDCVDWLRKYLEKGKETLLRAVPPKTHVTRHPISDREVTLRCWALGFYRAEISLTWQCDGEDQTQDMEVVETRPSGDGTFQKWAALVVPSGEEQRYTCHVQHEGLQEPLTLRWEPPQTPFLTMGVIVGLVLLVLAVVAGAVIWRKKRSDGDGGSYTQTASKYGQEKTGSEALMYLSCS; the protein is encoded by the exons ATGAGGGTCACCGAGCCGCGAACCCTCCTCCTGCTGTTCTCGGGATCCTTGGCTCTGACCGAGACCTGGGCGG GTCACATTCACCTCGGACATGGGGACCCGCGCCCAAAGGAGCGTCGGCCCGGGTGGCAGCCCCTCCCGGTCCCAGGGGTCCACTCCTTGAGGTACTTCCATATTTTGGTATCGCGTCCTGACCTCGGGAGGGACCTTTATCAATCTGTCGGTTATCTGGACGACACTCAGTTCGTAAGATACAACAGCGACACCGCGAATCCGAGGGTGGAGCCGCGGGCGCCGTGGATGGAGCACGAGGGGCCGGAGTACTGGGACCGGCAAACCAACATAGCCATAGAACATTCGCAGGATTCGCGGTCGAACCTGAAGGTCATCGTTGGCAACCACAACCACAGTGAGCTGG AATCGCACAGCTTCCTTTGGCTGTCTGGCTGCGACGTCGGGCCGGACGGCCGCATTGTCCGAGGGTACGAGCACTTCGCCTACGACGGCGCGGATTACATCACGCTGAACGAGGACATGCGCTCCTGGTCCGCGGCGGGcacggtggctcagatcatccgGCGCAAGTGGGAGATGGAGGGAACAGCGGAACGGTACCGGGCATACCTGGAGACCGACTGCGTGGACTGGCTCCGCAAatacctggagaaggggaaggagacgCTGCTGCGCGCAG TTCCTCCGAAGACCCATGTGACCCGACACCCCATCTCTGACCGTGAGGTCACCCTAaggtgctgggccctgggcttcTACCGGGCGGAGATCTCACTGACCTGGCAGTGTGACGGGGAGGACCAGACCCAGGACATGGAGGTTGTGGAGACCAGGCCTTCAGGGGATGGAACCTTCCAGAAGTGGGCAGCCCTTGTGGTGCCTTCTGGAGAGGAGCAGAGATACACGTGCCATGTGCAGCACGAGGGGCTTCAGGAGCCCCTCACCCTGAGATGGG AACCTCCTCAGACCCCCTTCCTCACCATGGGCGTCATTGTTGGCCTGGTTCTCCTCGTATTGGCAGTGGTGGCTGGAGCTGTGATCTGGAGGAAGAAACGCTCAG ATGGAGATGGAGGGAGCTATACTCAAACTGCAAGTAAGTATGGACAG GAGAAGACAGGATCTGAGGCCCTAATGTATCTCTCATGCTCCTAA
- the LOC113881805 gene encoding BOLA class I histocompatibility antigen, alpha chain BL3-7-like isoform X1, with protein sequence MRVTEPRTLLLLFSGSLALTETWAGHIHLGHGDPRPKERRPGWQPLPVPGVHSLRYFHILVSRPDLGRDLYQSVGYLDDTQFVRYNSDTANPRVEPRAPWMEHEGPEYWDRQTNIAIEHSQDSRSNLKVIVGNHNHSELESHSFLWLSGCDVGPDGRIVRGYEHFAYDGADYITLNEDMRSWSAAGTVAQIIRRKWEMEGTAERYRAYLETDCVDWLRKYLEKGKETLLRAVPPKTHVTRHPISDREVTLRCWALGFYRAEISLTWQCDGEDQTQDMEVVETRPSGDGTFQKWAALVVPSGEEQRYTCHVQHEGLQEPLTLRWEPPQTPFLTMGVIVGLVLLVLAVVAGAVIWRKKRSGLRDSYRTSRLCLPPGLSHDVFYPQMEMEGAILKLQEKTGSEALMYLSCS encoded by the exons ATGAGGGTCACCGAGCCGCGAACCCTCCTCCTGCTGTTCTCGGGATCCTTGGCTCTGACCGAGACCTGGGCGG GTCACATTCACCTCGGACATGGGGACCCGCGCCCAAAGGAGCGTCGGCCCGGGTGGCAGCCCCTCCCGGTCCCAGGGGTCCACTCCTTGAGGTACTTCCATATTTTGGTATCGCGTCCTGACCTCGGGAGGGACCTTTATCAATCTGTCGGTTATCTGGACGACACTCAGTTCGTAAGATACAACAGCGACACCGCGAATCCGAGGGTGGAGCCGCGGGCGCCGTGGATGGAGCACGAGGGGCCGGAGTACTGGGACCGGCAAACCAACATAGCCATAGAACATTCGCAGGATTCGCGGTCGAACCTGAAGGTCATCGTTGGCAACCACAACCACAGTGAGCTGG AATCGCACAGCTTCCTTTGGCTGTCTGGCTGCGACGTCGGGCCGGACGGCCGCATTGTCCGAGGGTACGAGCACTTCGCCTACGACGGCGCGGATTACATCACGCTGAACGAGGACATGCGCTCCTGGTCCGCGGCGGGcacggtggctcagatcatccgGCGCAAGTGGGAGATGGAGGGAACAGCGGAACGGTACCGGGCATACCTGGAGACCGACTGCGTGGACTGGCTCCGCAAatacctggagaaggggaaggagacgCTGCTGCGCGCAG TTCCTCCGAAGACCCATGTGACCCGACACCCCATCTCTGACCGTGAGGTCACCCTAaggtgctgggccctgggcttcTACCGGGCGGAGATCTCACTGACCTGGCAGTGTGACGGGGAGGACCAGACCCAGGACATGGAGGTTGTGGAGACCAGGCCTTCAGGGGATGGAACCTTCCAGAAGTGGGCAGCCCTTGTGGTGCCTTCTGGAGAGGAGCAGAGATACACGTGCCATGTGCAGCACGAGGGGCTTCAGGAGCCCCTCACCCTGAGATGGG AACCTCCTCAGACCCCCTTCCTCACCATGGGCGTCATTGTTGGCCTGGTTCTCCTCGTATTGGCAGTGGTGGCTGGAGCTGTGATCTGGAGGAAGAAACGCTCAG GACTAAGGGATTCCTATAGAACCTCAAGGCTCTGCCTCCCCCCAGGCCTCTCACATGATGTCTTTTACCCACAGATGGAGATGGAGGGAGCTATACTCAAACTGCAA GAGAAGACAGGATCTGAGGCCCTAATGTATCTCTCATGCTCCTAA